Genomic segment of Corynebacterium appendicis CIP 107643:
AACGCTTCCGCATCCGAATCCCAGAACCAGACCGGCGCAGGATCCAAGCGGGTCCTGTCGGGCATCCAGCCGACGGCGGACTCGTACCACCTGGGCAATTACCTGGGGGCGCTGAAGCAGTGGATTGACCTGCAGGACGACTACGAGGCGTTCTACTTCATCCCGGATCTGCACGCGATCACGGTGCAGCAGAACCCGGAGGAGCTGCGGGAGCGCACGCTCAAGGGCGTGGCGCAGTTGATCGCGCTGGGCATTGACCCGGACAAATCGACGCTGTTCGTGCAGTCGCACGTGCCGGAGCACGCGGAACTGACGTGGGTGCTGCAGTGCCTGACGGGCTTCGGCGAGGCCAGCCGCATGACGCAGTTCAAGGACAAGTCGCTAAAGCAGGGCCAGGACCGCACGTCGGTGGGCCTGTTCACCTACCCGGTGCTGATGGCGGCGGATATTTTGCTGTACTCGCCGCAGTTGGTGCCGGTGGGCGAGGATCAGCGTCAGCACCTGGAGCTCACCCGCACCCTGGCGGAGCGCTTCAACGGCCGTTACGGAAAGACGTTCGTGGTGCCGGAGGGTTTCATCCCGGAGGGCTCGGCGAAGATCTACGACCTGCAGGAGCCGACGTCGAAGATGAGCAAGTCTGGGTCGAACCCGAAGGGCATTATTAATTTGCTCGACGAGCCGAAGACCTCGGCGAAGCGCATCAAGTCCGCGGTGACGGACAACGACGGTGTCATCGCGTTCGACCGCGAAGGTAAGCCAGGCGTGTCCAACTTGTTGGCTATCCAGTCGGCGTTGACGGGCAACAGCATTGATTCGATCGTCGCGGGCTACGAGGGCCAGGGCTACGGCGCGCTCAAGGGCGACACAGCGGATGCGCTCGAGGCGTTCACCACGCCGCTGCGCGCCCGCTACGACGAGCTGATGGCTGACCGCGCGCAGCTCGAGGACATTCTCGCCCGCGGCGCCGCCCGCGCCCGCGAGATCGCGCAGCCTCTGCTCGCGGACGTCTACGAGAAGACGGGCTTTCTCGTTCCCCGTCGCTAGAAGCACGCTTATCGACGGCGGCGTGAAC
This window contains:
- the trpS gene encoding tryptophan--tRNA ligase; translation: MTAADNASASESQNQTGAGSKRVLSGIQPTADSYHLGNYLGALKQWIDLQDDYEAFYFIPDLHAITVQQNPEELRERTLKGVAQLIALGIDPDKSTLFVQSHVPEHAELTWVLQCLTGFGEASRMTQFKDKSLKQGQDRTSVGLFTYPVLMAADILLYSPQLVPVGEDQRQHLELTRTLAERFNGRYGKTFVVPEGFIPEGSAKIYDLQEPTSKMSKSGSNPKGIINLLDEPKTSAKRIKSAVTDNDGVIAFDREGKPGVSNLLAIQSALTGNSIDSIVAGYEGQGYGALKGDTADALEAFTTPLRARYDELMADRAQLEDILARGAARAREIAQPLLADVYEKTGFLVPRR